A single Sporosarcina sp. FSL W8-0480 DNA region contains:
- a CDS encoding chemotaxis protein CheW → MATSDSWDKNEEVIKVVVFQLAEKEYMLNVDVVESIEMILPITNVPLTPSYVKGIVNLRGVITPIIDLRTRFQLEMKPFDEDTRIIIVSCDKFKVGLIVDMATDVIDIPKDVIEPQPKVVGSVESEFINGVAKIDKRILVMLNLDEVLIPVKRVSVDEY, encoded by the coding sequence ATGGCTACATCTGACAGTTGGGACAAAAATGAAGAAGTAATCAAAGTAGTTGTATTCCAGTTGGCAGAGAAAGAGTATATGCTAAATGTTGACGTGGTTGAGTCGATTGAAATGATCCTTCCAATAACAAATGTCCCACTAACACCCTCCTATGTAAAAGGCATCGTCAATCTTAGAGGGGTTATTACACCAATCATTGATTTACGAACACGATTTCAATTGGAGATGAAACCGTTTGATGAAGATACCCGGATCATCATCGTTTCGTGTGACAAGTTTAAAGTTGGATTAATCGTTGATATGGCGACCGATGTTATTGATATTCCAAAGGATGTAATAGAGCCACAACCGAAAGTGGTGGGCTCTGTGGAGTCTGAATTCATCAATGGCGTTGCAAAAATCGATAAACGAATATTGGTTATGCTGAATTTAGATGAAGTACTGATTCCTGTGAAACGAGTGAGTGTCGATGAATATTGA
- a CDS encoding chemotaxis protein CheC yields the protein MNIDYKITDIHLDVLKEIGSIGAAHAATSLSQLLDKKIEMLVPNVNIVSFDEMFDLAGGSERIVVGILQKIDGDLSGNMFYLLPLKSANQLIKRLIGENSIDFHNSTVSELAVSAMQEVGNILAGSYLSALSDFTKLNIQPTVPSLCVDMVGAIISYGLIELSHHYDEAIIIDTQIIVEGSSSVDGHFFLLPNPEAYISLFRSLGVL from the coding sequence ATGAATATTGACTATAAAATTACGGATATCCATCTCGATGTCTTAAAAGAAATTGGAAGTATCGGTGCAGCACACGCTGCCACTTCGTTATCCCAGTTGTTGGATAAGAAAATTGAGATGCTTGTACCAAACGTCAATATTGTTTCATTCGATGAAATGTTCGATTTGGCAGGAGGTTCCGAAAGAATTGTCGTCGGTATACTGCAAAAGATCGACGGAGATCTTTCCGGTAATATGTTTTATCTATTGCCTCTGAAATCTGCAAATCAGCTGATTAAAAGATTGATAGGTGAAAACTCAATCGATTTTCATAATTCAACGGTTTCGGAATTGGCGGTATCTGCGATGCAAGAAGTTGGTAATATTTTAGCAGGGTCGTATCTCTCGGCTTTATCGGATTTCACCAAGTTGAATATTCAGCCCACAGTTCCATCACTCTGTGTAGATATGGTGGGCGCTATTATTAGTTACGGACTAATTGAACTATCGCATCATTACGACGAGGCCATTATCATAGATACCCAAATTATCGTTGAAGGTAGTTCTAGTGTAGATGGGCATTTTTTTCTGCTTCCAAACCCTGAGGCGTATATTTCCTTATTTCGTTCGTTAGGTGTTCTATAA
- a CDS encoding chemotaxis protein CheD → MDTSNNAVRVGIADMKIVKAPQKIRTSSLGSCVGVVLYDESIEIAGLVHVMLPDSNRGRLDSSNKAKFADTGIYSLVELLKDKGVNPNSLKAKIAGGAQMFQFGSKDTIRIGPRNVEAVKTVLSQLSIPIIAEDTGGSRGRSIEFDPISTKLSIRTVKEGMKEI, encoded by the coding sequence ATGGATACATCGAATAATGCTGTTAGAGTTGGCATTGCGGATATGAAGATCGTTAAAGCTCCTCAAAAAATCAGGACATCGAGTTTAGGGTCTTGCGTTGGTGTTGTTCTATATGATGAATCAATCGAAATTGCTGGACTTGTGCATGTGATGCTGCCTGATTCAAATCGTGGGCGATTAGATAGTAGTAATAAGGCTAAATTTGCAGACACAGGTATCTATTCATTGGTGGAATTGTTAAAAGATAAGGGAGTAAATCCAAATTCTTTGAAAGCTAAAATTGCTGGTGGAGCACAAATGTTTCAATTCGGATCAAAAGATACAATCCGCATTGGTCCACGAAATGTAGAAGCGGTCAAGACGGTGCTTAGCCAACTTTCAATCCCTATCATTGCAGAAGATACAGGGGGTTCAAGAGGTCGTTCAATTGAATTTGACCCCATATCGACTAAATTAAGCATCCGAACGGTTAAAGAAGGAATGAAGGAAATTTGA
- a CDS encoding FliA/WhiG family RNA polymerase sigma factor, with protein MSKQDVTDEDKIWIQWLEKRDSDAGDILVRKYTPLVNYHVQRISSGLPRNVSRDDITSLGLQGLFDALTKFDPNRDLKFDTYASFRIRGSIIDGLRKDDWMPRLAREKSKKMENEIRKLEQKLLRHATPEEIADHLGLKVDEVYQTMHEHYFSNVLSMEERVGVEDEEGNSYTIQDHHERTPEHQVMMGELVQDLTMKIKDLNSNEQLVLDLFYTNEMTLTEIGEIFGLSTSRISQIHSKALFKLRKSLLPEVVDGGIL; from the coding sequence ATGTCTAAACAGGATGTAACGGATGAAGATAAAATTTGGATACAATGGTTGGAAAAAAGGGATTCAGATGCAGGTGATATCCTAGTCCGAAAATATACTCCACTTGTCAATTATCATGTGCAACGAATCAGTTCCGGTCTGCCCCGCAATGTATCAAGGGATGATATTACAAGCCTTGGACTCCAAGGACTATTCGACGCGTTAACAAAATTCGATCCAAACAGAGATTTGAAATTTGATACATATGCATCATTCAGGATACGTGGATCGATAATAGACGGGCTACGTAAAGATGATTGGATGCCAAGGTTAGCCCGGGAAAAGTCAAAAAAGATGGAGAATGAAATTAGAAAGTTAGAACAAAAATTATTGCGACATGCCACTCCGGAAGAAATTGCCGATCACCTTGGCCTAAAAGTGGATGAGGTCTATCAGACAATGCACGAACACTACTTCTCAAACGTTCTATCGATGGAGGAACGAGTAGGTGTCGAAGATGAGGAAGGTAATTCGTATACTATACAAGATCATCATGAACGAACTCCGGAGCATCAAGTAATGATGGGCGAGCTTGTTCAAGATTTAACAATGAAAATCAAAGATTTAAATTCGAATGAACAACTGGTATTAGACCTATTTTATACGAATGAAATGACCTTGACCGAAATAGGTGAGATTTTCGGGTTATCGACTTCACGAATTTCTCAAATTCATTCTAAAGCGCTTTTCAAACTAAGAAAGTCACTATTACCTGAAGTAGTGGATGGAGGGATTTTATGA
- a CDS encoding RNA polymerase subunit sigma, translating to MSLKGIELQIAIPRTFDAGKITEQKQQQHQIDHGHAQTLNEKELLKSRETVMQSDKLAKTDPDSKSSQQEKESSPRNRQQREEEKKAMHPYKGSFVDFTG from the coding sequence ATGAGCTTAAAAGGAATCGAACTCCAAATTGCAATTCCAAGAACTTTCGATGCTGGTAAAATAACTGAGCAAAAGCAGCAACAACATCAAATTGACCATGGACATGCCCAAACGTTAAACGAAAAAGAACTATTGAAAAGCCGTGAGACTGTCATGCAGTCTGACAAACTCGCAAAAACAGATCCCGACTCGAAAAGCAGTCAACAAGAAAAGGAGTCATCACCAAGAAATCGTCAACAAAGAGAAGAGGAAAAGAAAGCGATGCACCCTTATAAAGGGTCATTCGTCGACTTTACGGGTTAA
- the rpsB gene encoding 30S ribosomal protein S2, translated as MSVISMKQLLEAGVHFGHQTRRWNPKMKKFIFQERNGIYIIDLQKTVKKLEEAYDFMRQVGADGGKVLFVGTKKQAQDAIKEEAERAGMYYINQRWLGGTLTNFGTIQKRVARMKKIETMEEDGTFSVLPKKEVSELRKEHDRLVKFLGGIRDMKSLPDVIFVVDPRKERIAVAEAIKLNIPLVGIVDTNCDPDEIDYVIPANDDAIRAVRLLTSKMADALIESRQGADEEVSEEASEAVAAE; from the coding sequence ATGTCAGTAATCTCAATGAAACAACTGCTTGAAGCAGGTGTACACTTCGGACACCAAACTCGTCGTTGGAATCCGAAAATGAAGAAATTTATCTTCCAAGAACGTAACGGAATCTACATCATCGATCTTCAAAAGACGGTGAAAAAACTTGAAGAAGCATACGACTTCATGCGTCAAGTTGGTGCTGATGGCGGAAAAGTACTTTTCGTCGGAACAAAAAAACAAGCACAAGATGCTATCAAAGAAGAGGCAGAACGTGCTGGAATGTACTACATCAACCAACGTTGGCTTGGTGGTACACTTACAAACTTTGGAACAATCCAAAAACGTGTTGCACGTATGAAGAAAATCGAAACTATGGAAGAGGACGGTACATTCTCTGTACTTCCTAAAAAAGAAGTTTCTGAACTAAGAAAAGAACACGATCGTCTTGTGAAATTCCTTGGCGGTATTCGTGACATGAAATCATTGCCAGATGTTATCTTTGTTGTTGACCCACGCAAAGAACGCATCGCTGTGGCTGAAGCTATCAAATTGAACATCCCACTCGTCGGTATTGTTGATACGAACTGTGATCCGGATGAAATCGACTACGTCATTCCTGCAAATGATGACGCTATCCGTGCTGTTCGCTTACTAACAAGCAAAATGGCAGATGCGTTGATCGAATCAAGACAAGGCGCAGACGAAGAAGTATCAGAAGAAGCGTCTGAAGCAGTAGCTGCAGAGTAA
- the tsf gene encoding translation elongation factor Ts, with protein sequence MAITAQMVKELREKTGAGMMDCKKALTEVNGDMEAAVDFLREKGLSSAAKKADRIAAEGTTEIIVNGNEAVIFEVNAETDFVAKNEGFQTLVKELGEHLLAVKPATIEEANESKMDNGLSVADHISNAVSKIGEKITLRRFEVKTKTDNDAFGPYLHMGGRIAVLTILEGTTDADAAKDVAMHIAALNPKYISRDEVSEEEVERERKVLTEQALNEGKPENIVAKMVEGRLGKYFEEICVLDQAFVKNSDQKVRDFVKSTGGTLKEFVRYAVGEGIEKREDNFAEEVMSQVKGN encoded by the coding sequence ATGGCAATTACAGCACAAATGGTAAAAGAACTTCGTGAAAAAACTGGCGCAGGTATGATGGACTGCAAAAAAGCACTAACTGAAGTAAACGGTGATATGGAAGCAGCAGTAGACTTCCTTCGTGAAAAAGGTCTTTCAAGCGCAGCTAAAAAAGCTGACCGTATTGCAGCAGAAGGTACAACTGAAATCATCGTTAACGGCAACGAAGCAGTCATCTTCGAAGTAAACGCTGAAACAGACTTTGTTGCGAAAAACGAAGGATTCCAAACACTTGTAAAAGAACTTGGTGAACACCTTCTTGCAGTAAAACCAGCTACAATCGAAGAAGCAAACGAATCTAAAATGGATAACGGCCTTTCAGTCGCTGACCATATTTCTAATGCTGTTTCGAAAATCGGAGAGAAAATCACTCTTCGTCGCTTTGAAGTGAAAACAAAAACAGACAACGACGCATTCGGTCCATACCTACACATGGGTGGCCGTATTGCTGTATTAACAATACTTGAAGGTACAACAGACGCTGATGCAGCGAAAGACGTTGCAATGCATATCGCTGCATTGAACCCTAAATACATTTCACGTGACGAAGTGTCTGAAGAAGAAGTAGAGCGCGAGCGTAAAGTTCTTACAGAACAAGCGTTGAACGAAGGCAAGCCTGAAAATATCGTTGCTAAAATGGTTGAAGGCCGTCTTGGTAAATACTTCGAAGAGATTTGTGTACTTGACCAAGCATTCGTTAAAAATTCAGATCAAAAAGTCCGTGACTTCGTTAAGTCCACTGGTGGCACTTTGAAAGAATTCGTTCGCTATGCTGTAGGTGAAGGAATCGAAAAACGTGAAGATAACTTTGCTGAAGAAGTTATGAGCCAAGTTAAAGGCAACTAA
- the pyrH gene encoding UMP kinase, whose product MSVPKYKRIVLKLSGEALAGEKGFGLSPEIIKTVAAQVKEVTDLGVEVAVVVGGGNIWRGKIGSEMGMDRTTADYMGMLATVMNSLALQDALEKLEVETRVSSSIEMRQVAEPYIRRKAIRHLEKKRVVIFAAGTGNPYFSTDTTAALRAAEIEADVILMAKNNVDGVYSADPLKDKNAVKYTDLTYLEVISQGLEVMDSTASTLCMDNDIPLVVFSIMDNGNIKKAVLGEPIGTVVRRNG is encoded by the coding sequence ATGAGCGTCCCAAAATACAAAAGAATTGTCTTAAAGCTTAGCGGTGAAGCACTCGCAGGTGAAAAGGGATTCGGATTATCTCCTGAAATCATTAAAACAGTTGCAGCACAAGTGAAAGAGGTCACGGATCTTGGTGTAGAAGTTGCAGTCGTAGTTGGCGGAGGGAATATTTGGCGTGGAAAGATTGGCAGCGAGATGGGAATGGACCGTACAACTGCTGATTACATGGGTATGCTTGCCACAGTGATGAATTCATTGGCACTGCAAGATGCACTTGAAAAACTAGAAGTCGAAACACGGGTTTCATCTTCTATCGAAATGCGCCAAGTGGCTGAACCGTACATACGGAGAAAAGCAATTCGACATCTTGAAAAGAAACGTGTCGTCATCTTTGCCGCTGGAACAGGGAACCCTTACTTCTCTACTGATACGACTGCAGCTCTTAGGGCGGCTGAAATAGAAGCCGATGTCATTCTAATGGCGAAAAACAATGTTGACGGCGTCTATTCTGCTGATCCACTTAAAGATAAGAACGCAGTGAAATACACTGATCTTACGTATTTAGAAGTAATTAGCCAAGGACTTGAAGTTATGGATTCAACAGCTTCAACCCTTTGTATGGACAATGATATCCCTCTCGTAGTATTCTCAATAATGGATAATGGAAATATTAAAAAAGCCGTATTAGGGGAACCGATTGGTACGGTTGTGAGGAGGAATGGGTAA
- the frr gene encoding ribosome recycling factor codes for MPKELMDQTKDKMEKAIGAFSRQLASIRAGRASASLLDRINVLYYGAPTPLNQMAGISVPEARLMVIQPYDKTTIGDIEKAILKSDIGITPSNDGSVIRLAVPALTEERRKDLVKEVKKEAEDSKIAIRNVRRDANDELKKLEKNGEITEDELRRESDEIQKLTDSYIEKIDGISKAKENEIMEI; via the coding sequence ATGCCGAAAGAATTAATGGATCAAACGAAAGATAAAATGGAGAAAGCGATTGGAGCATTTTCACGACAATTGGCTTCAATCCGTGCTGGACGTGCAAGTGCGTCATTGCTTGATCGCATCAATGTCCTTTACTACGGAGCACCAACGCCGTTAAACCAAATGGCAGGTATCTCTGTGCCCGAAGCAAGACTGATGGTAATACAACCTTATGACAAAACGACAATTGGGGATATTGAAAAAGCGATATTGAAATCTGATATCGGAATCACCCCTTCCAATGATGGTTCTGTAATCCGTTTGGCTGTACCTGCCTTGACGGAAGAACGTCGTAAGGATTTGGTAAAAGAAGTTAAAAAAGAAGCAGAGGATTCCAAAATTGCAATTCGTAACGTTCGTAGAGATGCGAATGACGAGTTGAAAAAGTTAGAAAAAAATGGCGAAATCACTGAAGATGAATTACGTCGTGAAAGCGATGAGATTCAAAAATTAACTGATTCGTACATTGAAAAGATTGACGGGATTTCCAAAGCGAAAGAAAACGAAATTATGGAAATCTGA
- a CDS encoding isoprenyl transferase, translating to MLEKLLRKKTKEIEMSISDRIKNVKSRTIPSHVAIIMDGNGRWAKQRSLPRIAGHHEGMKTVRKITRIANDIGIKVLTLYAFSTENWKRPRMEIDFLMKLPGEFLSTYLPELIEQNVKVETIGNFDALPPHTKEAIMKAQEATSKNTGLILNFAMNYGSRLEIVETVKEIVQLTANNQLSIDDINESLIDAHLMTSHLPEPDLLIRTSGEVRLSNFMLWQLAYSEFSFTDVLWPDFDESCMLNAIEEFQMRHRRFGSVEGDKEV from the coding sequence ATGTTAGAAAAACTGTTGCGAAAAAAAACTAAAGAGATCGAAATGTCAATTTCCGACAGGATTAAGAATGTGAAAAGTAGGACAATACCTTCACACGTCGCCATTATTATGGATGGAAACGGCAGATGGGCAAAACAACGTAGCTTGCCGCGAATTGCTGGTCACCATGAAGGAATGAAAACAGTCCGTAAAATTACCCGTATTGCGAATGATATCGGCATTAAAGTCTTAACGTTATACGCTTTTTCAACTGAAAACTGGAAACGACCAAGAATGGAAATTGATTTTCTCATGAAGCTTCCAGGCGAGTTTTTATCTACATATTTACCTGAGTTAATTGAACAGAATGTTAAAGTAGAAACAATCGGTAATTTCGATGCGTTGCCACCTCATACGAAAGAAGCAATTATGAAAGCGCAAGAGGCTACCTCGAAAAACACCGGTCTTATCCTAAATTTCGCAATGAATTACGGAAGCCGTCTCGAAATTGTTGAGACAGTAAAAGAAATTGTCCAATTGACAGCAAACAATCAATTATCTATAGATGATATTAATGAATCTTTGATTGATGCACATTTAATGACTTCACATTTGCCTGAACCAGATTTACTGATTAGAACAAGTGGGGAAGTTAGATTGTCGAATTTCATGCTGTGGCAACTTGCCTATTCGGAATTTTCATTTACAGATGTTCTTTGGCCAGATTTCGACGAATCATGTATGCTTAATGCTATTGAAGAATTCCAAATGCGCCATAGGCGATTTGGGAGTGTGGAAGGAGATAAGGAAGTTTGA
- a CDS encoding phosphatidate cytidylyltransferase: MKQRIITAIVAFAIFFPLVIIGGFPFTLAIYAIASIGLYELLRMKNIRIFSVEGILTWIMLAILLMPSTWTKEVLQFTGYTKTELIFALILILLIFTVISKNRFSFDHAAFTAFSALYLGIGFYFLIETRFYGFEYVFYALLVIWTTDSGAYFTGRKLGKRKLWPEISPNKTVEGFLGGILFAVLFAFVFQLFYPIASSYFMLAIVTIIASIVGQLGDLVESALKRHFEVKDSGNLLPGHGGILDRFDSLLFVLPLIHFLHLVG, translated from the coding sequence TTGAAACAGAGAATTATTACAGCAATCGTAGCATTTGCAATTTTTTTCCCACTCGTCATAATAGGTGGTTTTCCGTTTACATTAGCGATTTATGCCATCGCTTCAATAGGCTTATACGAGTTGCTGCGTATGAAAAACATTCGTATTTTCTCAGTTGAAGGAATCCTAACATGGATCATGCTTGCTATCCTTTTAATGCCATCGACATGGACAAAGGAAGTCCTGCAATTTACCGGTTATACAAAAACTGAATTGATATTCGCACTCATACTTATTTTGCTGATTTTTACAGTAATCTCGAAAAATCGTTTTTCATTCGATCATGCGGCATTTACTGCGTTTAGTGCCTTATATCTTGGCATTGGTTTTTATTTCTTGATTGAAACCCGATTTTATGGATTTGAATATGTTTTCTATGCATTATTAGTTATTTGGACGACTGATTCGGGAGCATATTTTACAGGAAGAAAATTAGGGAAACGTAAACTTTGGCCCGAAATTTCCCCTAATAAGACTGTAGAGGGCTTTCTTGGTGGAATTCTTTTTGCTGTTCTATTCGCGTTTGTTTTCCAACTGTTTTATCCAATAGCGTCTTCTTATTTCATGTTAGCTATTGTTACGATAATTGCTTCCATCGTTGGCCAGTTGGGTGATTTGGTTGAGTCTGCATTGAAGCGGCATTTTGAAGTGAAGGATTCAGGAAATCTTCTACCGGGACATGGTGGGATTCTTGATAGATTTGATAGTCTCCTTTTCGTATTGCCACTAATTCATTTTCTTCATCTTGTCGGTTAA
- a CDS encoding 1-deoxy-D-xylulose-5-phosphate reductoisomerase encodes MKNISLLGATGSIGTQTLDIIQSNREKFKLVSFSAGMNILRVREITREFQPEIVSVINSTDASVLQAEFPNTKFVYGKEGLILVAAHSNADMLVNAVIGSIGLEPTIQAIKEGITIAIANKETLVAAGDIVMAEAKKNNVALLPVDSEHSALFQSLNGENPKRVSRLILTASGGSFRHLPKSELKDVTVQQALAHPNWSMGNKLTIDSATMMNKGLEVIEAHHLFDMPYEKIDCLLHKESIIHSIVEFEDTSMIAQLGSPDMRVPIQYAMTYPDRIPMQNAKPLRLEEIGILHFEKMDMERYKALALAYEAGREGGTMPTVMNAANEVAVELFMKGEIPFLQIEEIVERMMNQHEKISSPDLETILEIDSLTRKMVYDKVK; translated from the coding sequence GTGAAAAATATTAGTCTACTTGGTGCTACAGGGTCAATCGGTACACAGACCCTTGATATTATTCAGTCAAACCGTGAAAAATTTAAGCTCGTATCTTTTTCTGCTGGGATGAATATTCTTAGGGTAAGAGAAATCACAAGGGAGTTTCAACCGGAAATCGTATCAGTTATAAACTCTACTGATGCGAGTGTCTTACAAGCTGAATTCCCTAATACAAAATTCGTTTATGGAAAAGAAGGGCTAATTCTTGTTGCAGCTCATTCTAATGCGGACATGCTTGTCAATGCAGTGATTGGCAGTATCGGTTTAGAGCCTACTATTCAAGCCATCAAAGAAGGCATTACTATAGCAATTGCGAACAAAGAAACATTAGTAGCTGCTGGAGACATCGTAATGGCAGAAGCAAAAAAGAATAATGTTGCTCTGTTACCAGTCGATAGTGAACACTCAGCATTGTTTCAATCTTTGAATGGAGAAAATCCAAAACGAGTCTCTCGTTTAATCCTTACAGCTTCTGGCGGTAGTTTTAGACATTTGCCTAAAAGTGAATTAAAGGACGTAACTGTTCAACAGGCATTAGCGCATCCTAATTGGTCAATGGGCAATAAATTGACAATTGACTCTGCGACGATGATGAACAAAGGACTAGAGGTGATAGAGGCCCATCATTTATTCGATATGCCATATGAGAAAATTGATTGCCTTCTGCATAAAGAAAGTATCATCCATTCAATTGTTGAATTTGAGGATACGAGTATGATTGCTCAATTGGGTTCACCGGATATGCGTGTTCCAATCCAATATGCGATGACCTATCCTGATCGAATTCCAATGCAAAATGCAAAACCTCTAAGACTTGAAGAGATTGGAATTTTGCATTTTGAGAAGATGGATATGGAAAGATATAAAGCCCTTGCACTTGCGTACGAGGCAGGTAGGGAAGGTGGAACAATGCCTACAGTGATGAATGCAGCAAACGAGGTTGCTGTAGAACTGTTTATGAAAGGTGAAATTCCTTTCTTGCAAATTGAAGAAATCGTTGAAAGGATGATGAATCAGCACGAAAAAATTTCATCACCTGATTTAGAAACGATTCTTGAAATTGATTCCCTGACTCGTAAGATGGTGTATGATAAAGTAAAATGA
- the rseP gene encoding RIP metalloprotease RseP codes for METVIAFIIIFGSLVFFHELGHFLFAKKAGIMVREFAIGMGPKILALRKKETLYTIRLLPIGGYVRMAGEDFDTVELQPGYRVGIILNNEDVVEKIYLNRDVSNPNVLFIETEKADLTKALFIEGYDEDGKLVKYKVSRNAIVYEKGQETIIAPYDRQFDSKPLGSRAMAIFAGPLFNFILAFFIFLAIGLLHGIPTNEPIISEVITDSPAYAAGMEPGDFIKEVDGVPVEKWTEFTDIVKSKGSEKIQLKVERNGDLVTFAVTPNTVVNEAGEKVGQIGVMYDPPLEKNPMKAFAFGAEQTYSWTKRIFELLGMLVTGKFTIEALSGPLGIYKATEEVAQFGVFSLMNWAAVLSINLGIMNLLPLPALDGGRLLFFLFEGLRGKPVDKQKEGMVHFVGIMLLMVLMLVVTWNDIQRFFF; via the coding sequence ATGGAAACCGTAATTGCGTTTATAATCATATTTGGATCTCTCGTCTTTTTTCATGAATTAGGTCATTTTCTTTTTGCTAAAAAGGCCGGAATCATGGTTCGTGAATTTGCGATTGGAATGGGACCGAAAATTTTAGCGCTCAGAAAAAAGGAAACGCTCTATACAATCCGCCTTCTTCCAATAGGAGGATACGTCAGGATGGCCGGCGAAGATTTTGACACTGTAGAATTACAACCCGGTTATCGTGTTGGCATCATTTTAAATAATGAAGATGTGGTGGAAAAGATTTACTTGAATCGGGACGTTTCAAATCCAAATGTCCTTTTCATAGAGACTGAAAAGGCAGATTTAACTAAAGCGCTCTTCATCGAAGGATATGATGAGGATGGAAAACTTGTTAAATACAAGGTTTCTAGAAATGCTATTGTTTATGAAAAAGGACAAGAGACAATAATAGCTCCATATGATCGTCAATTTGATTCAAAGCCTTTGGGTAGTAGAGCAATGGCGATTTTTGCTGGTCCCCTTTTCAACTTCATCCTTGCTTTCTTCATCTTCTTGGCAATCGGTCTTCTACATGGCATCCCAACTAATGAACCAATCATTAGCGAAGTTATTACTGACAGTCCTGCATATGCCGCGGGAATGGAGCCAGGTGATTTCATTAAGGAAGTGGATGGGGTACCTGTTGAGAAGTGGACTGAATTCACGGATATAGTGAAAAGCAAAGGCAGTGAAAAAATTCAATTGAAAGTAGAGCGTAATGGTGACCTTGTTACGTTTGCCGTTACTCCTAATACAGTTGTAAATGAAGCCGGTGAGAAAGTTGGTCAAATCGGCGTTATGTATGATCCACCTTTGGAAAAGAACCCTATGAAGGCATTCGCTTTTGGAGCGGAACAAACATATAGCTGGACTAAACGAATCTTCGAGCTTTTAGGAATGCTTGTAACAGGTAAGTTTACAATTGAAGCATTAAGCGGTCCACTCGGAATTTATAAGGCAACTGAGGAAGTTGCACAATTTGGCGTTTTCTCACTGATGAATTGGGCAGCAGTATTGAGTATTAATTTAGGCATCATGAACCTATTACCGCTTCCGGCACTCGATGGTGGAAGATTACTGTTCTTCTTATTCGAAGGATTACGGGGCAAACCAGTCGATAAGCAAAAAGAAGGCATGGTCCATTTTGTAGGGATTATGTTATTAATGGTCCTCATGTTAGTCGTTACATGGAATGATATACAGAGATTCTTCTTTTAA